CGCTTCTAATCCCTATAAAGAAACAAGCACATTTTTTAAAGGACTTAAAGAAGCGGCACAAACTGTCGGCAACGTGACTATTCGTGATTTGGAAGAAATTTATGGTTATGACACGCGATTTATCGACGGTGAAAAAGAGCGCCAGATCACACGCGAACATGAGCGGATCGTGTTTTTATTTCCGACTCACTGGTTTAACATCACACCTATGATGAAGGCCTATCTAAATGAAACGTGGGGAAGCGTCGGTCCAGGGCTATGGCAAGGCAAAGAAATGTTAGTAGTTTCTACGGCTGCTGGAGGAGCGTCTACATACGGTAAAAACGGACGTATAGGAATGGAATTAGCGGACGTATTTACACCTATGAAAGCAAGCGCACTACATTGTGGTATGACGTATCTACCGCCGCTTGTATTTCAAGGAGTGAGCCACTCGCAACTACCAAAATATCAAGAAGCATTTATAGAAAGGCTGAGTAAATAGCCAAAAAATCATAGATAGATGATACTTAATGGTATTTGGATTATTAAATTTATAGCCAAATACCATTTTGATATTCTTTTGATATTTATTCTCTTGGATAAATTTATATATCTTATAGAAATTTAAAGAGGTTAAATTTGCGATATTTAAATAAATATTTTTAATGTTAAGTTATAAATTTGATATCTTAAGTGATTAATGGTGGAGTTAAGCGGGATCGAACCGCCGACCTCTTGAATGCCATTCAAGCGCTCTCCCAGCTGAGCTATAACCCCAAAAAATATGCAGAATTTAAAATGCGTTTGAAATATTACCAGCTTTTTACTTAGATTTTTTTGAAATCGCCCAAAAAATTAATAATTTCAAATAAATTTTTAAGGTTTCTTTTGATATTATTTCAACTCTTAAAAAATTTGCGGGAATAGCTCAGGGGTAGAGCACAACCTTGCCAAGGTTGGGGTCGCGAGTTCGAATCTCGTTTCCCGCTCCATTTTTTATCTGCCCAGGTGGTGGAATGGTAGACACAAGGGACTTAAAATCCCTCGGATATTTTTTCCGTGCCGGTTCAAGTCCGGCTCTGGGCACCACCAAAATTTAGCATTTGTTTGCACGGCGACATGGCCAAGTGGTAAGGCAGAAGCCTGCAAAGCTTTTACCCCCAGTTCGAATCTGGGTGTCGCCTCCAAAACATTTAGGAGTTTTTATGCGTTACTTTATTATGACGCTTATGATAACTGCATTTTTTGGTTGTTCTAATACTTGGCACGGCATAAAAGAAGATTCAAATAATGCCTACCAATGGTCAAAAGAAAAGATACACAAAGCTACAGAATAGCTTAAATTTACTTCACTCGGGAGATGGCTGAGTGGTCGAAAGCGGCGGTCTTGAAAACCGTTGAGGTGAAAGCCTCCAGGGGTTCGAATCCCTTTCTCCCGGCCACTTATTTTAGATATGCTTCATACGAACAATCAAATTTATATAAATTTAGAAATATTTTATGACAAAAAAATAAAAAATATCATTTTATTTTTATACTTTCTAGCGATCTATGCTTTAACCAAGCTTTGAAAAATGTTTAGATACCATAAACACAAAAGCCACTTATGAGCAATCATAAGACGTATCTATAGCCGTTTTAAATTACAGATCGATTATAAATTTAAAAACTAGCATTATAATGTTGTTAATTTTTAAACAAGGATAACTATGAAAAATGTATTATTGATAAATGGTGCAAAGATATTTGGAAGCTCAAAAGGCGTGTTAAATGCAACTTTACAAAATGAAGCAAAAACTACTTTACTAAATTTAGGCATAAATGTGCAAGAAACCAAAATCGATGACGGCTATGATGTAAAAACAGAACTACAAAAGATAGCAGATGCTGATGCGATCATCTGGCAAATGCCTGGCTGGTGGATGGGTGAGCCTTGGATAGTTAAAAAATACATAGATGAAGTTTTTAGCGCTGGTTATGGAGTTTTATACGCCAATGACGGCAGAAGTAGAAAAGATGAATCAGCCAAATACGGCTCAGGCGGTCTAGCTACTAGCAAAAAATATATGTTTAGTCTTACTTGGAACGCTCCTCTTGAAGCATTTACAAAAAAAGATCATTTTTTTGGCGGTGTAGGCGTTGATGGCGTGTATCTGCACCTTCACAAAGCGCATGAGTTTTTAGGAATGAAAGCTTTACCTACATTCATCTGCAACGATGTCGTTAAAGATCCGCAAGTCCAGCTGTATTTACAAAACTATCGCAAACATTTAGAAAAAATATTCGGCTAAATTTAGCCAAATAAAGGCTTATAACTCTTGTTATAAGCCTAAATTTAAATAGTTCAAATACCTAAGCTCTCCAGCCATTTTTTTATGTTAGCACTATTTGTACTTGAGCTTAGCACTTTTGCGTCTTTGAAATTTGCATTGCAAGATTTTTTCAAAATTTCCACGCTCTGCCCTAAACCGCTTCCACCAGAAGTAGCAAAAACCACTATATTTTTACCACTCCACTCAAAGCTCTCTAAAAATGTCTGTATAATGCGTGGCGCTTCGTACCACCATATCGGAAATCCTATGAAAACGCTATCATAGCCGTCTAAATTCGGTTTTAAATTTGATATAGACGGACGAGAATCAGGATTTCTCATCTCCACGCTTGAGCGAC
The sequence above is a segment of the Campylobacter hyointestinalis subsp. lawsonii genome. Coding sequences within it:
- a CDS encoding NAD(P)H-dependent oxidoreductase, which gives rise to MKKLLLGLMLIFGAAFGEDAPVKTLIIASNPYKETSTFFKGLKEAAQTVGNVTIRDLEEIYGYDTRFIDGEKERQITREHERIVFLFPTHWFNITPMMKAYLNETWGSVGPGLWQGKEMLVVSTAAGGASTYGKNGRIGMELADVFTPMKASALHCGMTYLPPLVFQGVSHSQLPKYQEAFIERLSK
- a CDS encoding NAD(P)H-dependent oxidoreductase translates to MKNVLLINGAKIFGSSKGVLNATLQNEAKTTLLNLGINVQETKIDDGYDVKTELQKIADADAIIWQMPGWWMGEPWIVKKYIDEVFSAGYGVLYANDGRSRKDESAKYGSGGLATSKKYMFSLTWNAPLEAFTKKDHFFGGVGVDGVYLHLHKAHEFLGMKALPTFICNDVVKDPQVQLYLQNYRKHLEKIFG
- a CDS encoding flavodoxin, whose amino-acid sequence is MNKVLVAYFSASGQTMRLAKTIAEVSGGDIYEIIPTQKYTSLDLDWHDSNSRSSVEMRNPDSRPSISNLKPNLDGYDSVFIGFPIWWYEAPRIIQTFLESFEWSGKNIVVFATSGGSGLGQSVEILKKSCNANFKDAKVLSSSTNSANIKKWLESLGI